From Taeniopygia guttata chromosome 3, bTaeGut7.mat, whole genome shotgun sequence:
TGGCCACTGTTTCCTGCTGCCGTGTgcactctgctcagagcagtggAAGCCGGGCTCGCCATCTGCTGTGGGAGAGAGCCAGCTGGGTGCCCCTGCTCGAGCCTGATGGGACAGCCTGAGGGCGAGCCCTTGTGTCATTCCCCCTTCTTTACCGTCTGACCACTCCTGTCTCACCATCTCTCTGGCACAGACCCATGGGTGGGGGGATGCTCCCAGCTTGGCTCTGCTAAGTGCTGCTGATGCTGTGGTGGCAGTGCCCAAGCTTGTTCCCTCCTCCAGATGGAGGCCCACAAGTGAGTCCCCCCCTCCTTAGAACCTGCCAGTACTCCTTGGAGATAGATCTCATGGGAAAGTTAAGGTATTTGTTCTGGCCCTGCACTCAGCACAGAGTGACCAGCTTGTTACCTGCCCTGTGGTAGCTGGACCTGGAACTGACAAGTGACCCACCACCAGCAGGAATGTTCACACTCCAACAATCTGCTGTTGCTGTCTGGCTGAAATGGTTTCAGCCTTTGCAGACTGTCACATAGTTGACTGTTGGTCTCGGGTGTGGGCAAGTGCTGCAGGCTGCTTGGTTTGGACTTTGCTTTTTGGCCAAGAGATTGATGGGAGAGAGGGCAAAGAGTTCTCCAGGCAAGCACTACCTGTCCGGGCATTCCTGCACCTGGCAGCCCAGGAGTGGGTTTGAAGGGTGATTAAGTGCTGTTAACAGTCTCAAGCTGTTAGCAGGAAAATAAGCAGTGAATATCCTGGAAAGCAAGTGAGAAGTTGTTCTGGTCATGGCATATTTTCCCAAgcccttttctttccatctcttgTCCTCACTGGCTCTGGTGACTAATTCCTCCTCATGTGTCTGCTAGCATGTCTGCAGGATCTCATCGCTGTTCACCAAGCATGAGCTTCCACTGCACAACTGGctgaccagctgcagccctgTCCTTGGAGCTACAGGCAGGCTTGCCTAGGACTGGGCCACCCCCATTAAACCCCCACccttgctgctggagctgttgctTCATCAGCCTGATGCTGATCTGGgtcttttctgctgtttctgaacATGAGTTCTCATCTCATTGAGGTGTGTCATccagtgaaaatattttgtaaatgcaaataaaaataattaagtatATTCAATACCTCGGTCTCGAGGATGGGAAACAAGGAGTGGGAGTCGCCCAGATAGGGAGGTTTCACAGCTGCTACTGCTGGTTAGGAATTCTTCTGGACGTGGCCCCTGGAGCATCCATCAATAGTTGGGAAGGGAGTTACACAAACCTGTGAGGGCTTGGGTCTGAGCCCTGTCAGCACCCCTGCTGTCGGGGCAGCCTCGCACTCCATCCTTTCTGATCTATATGGGCATGACACGGTGCAGGTAAAGGTCCTGTTGGCCAGGAGCCAGCGGCACCGTCGGTGTCTGTATCCATCAGACAGGGCAAGGCAGAAGCGGGTACATGGTGAATAAATTACTTTGTGAACACTGGAAAACGGTTTTTACTTTCCAACTCTGTCAATATGATCTAGCTCTGTCTGTCTCTCTATATGTGTACAAACAGTATATCACAATGTTGCCTTTTTTGTTGGAAATATCAAAGTACAAAGATTGTAAACCAAATCGGTGTAATAAAAGTTTCAGATGATTCACTGAGGTGGTTGCCAGCAGTGGGTCTGTGAGCACTGGtgttgggcagggctgggaggcaTGGGAAGCTCCTGCATTGTTCAGAGGGTGGGAGGGGATGGAAGACAACCCACTTGCTTAATTCCCTGATATCTCCTGAACAGGGTGGTCAATGGACCAACTCACTCAAGTATGTGCCTTGTCCCATCCTCAGGTGACTACAGACTAGAGCAAAAGGAAGCTGCTCCAttttgctccaagccccaggaAGCTGCACTGTTTTCAAACTTGTGAGTTATGTGGGGCAGCAGTCATGAAGGGACTCCTCTAGCTTGAAGTTATGCAAAACAGATTGTTTTAGACAGGTTTTTTGCATAGAAGAGCACTACTAGGTAAGTTAAGCATCTGGTTGTAAAGAATTCACCTGTTGCAAAGTAGGCTAGCACTGACTTAAAGCAGAGCAACCCAAAGCAGAAAACCACGGTGGTGAGACCTCTTGAGTTAttgaatttatttctatttacttTGCACCACCCATATCAGACTCCAGACAGATTTACTATAAATTCAAATAGATTATTGAGCAGAGCAATAGCCAGAAAAATCTGCTGAGGAACTAGAAACAACATTTCCTAAATCCTCTAGGCCTCTCACATCCTCCTCAGCAAAAACTTAAAGTTAGGTCTGGACTAGACCGTTTAGATGTCAGAGACTTCATCTTAGCTGCTTTACAAGTGAAACAATATTAACTGCCTAAACTAAGCTTGCTGCTGGAGCATATAAAAGCATCACAGGAGGTAAGATTTCAGGTGCAGTGAGAGAGAGGACTTAAAAGGCAGATTGCTCTGTGGTGCCACTAGCATGCCTTGAGATCAAATGTCTGTCTCCAATGAAGTCACAGGTTGGATGATAGGGGTCTGGGAAAGGCTGCAGTGGCAGCCACAAGTGAAgtgtttttcagaaaagcaaataaaaccaaGACCCTGAAGTAAAGTGTTTCCAAGACTGCACACCcaaagctctccctggagcacTTTATTCAGAGGAGTTCAGTGGTGGGGTGCTGCAGAGATCTCAGCCTCACCACTTCCTGATTGGCCCACACGATTTCGTGAATGAGGAAATCGGTCTCCTGGTCCACCTCTGCATGGCGGAGATCAAGCTTGGTCAAAGTCTTGTTGTTTGCCAGCCCTTTAAGCAGCTGCTTCCCACCCTCCTGCAAAAGGATGAGAGGGGATGGTTAAAGGAGAACATCCAAAACAGAAGTGTATTGctcctttcccctcctccccagggcAACTTCTGCTGCCAGTGGGAGGTCCATGAGATGGTGCCAAAAGGGATAAAGGCCTCCACCCAGGTCCGAAATGCTGCTCCCAGAAGTGCAGAGGAAGAGTGCAACCTTATGCAGCTCTCTGTGACAAGACACATGCTAATGACTCCCTCTGGGTACCACATCGGGAGTTTTCAAACTCATGCTGGTTAATTACACAGCTGGCAATTGTAACCTGAGAGAAGtctcctcctccctgtccccctgtcccagtTTACTGCTGGTTGGGGACAAATGGATTAGAGTGCTGTTCCTCATCTTGGCAGTTGTAAGAGCCCCAGAACTGGCAGTTTTCTGTCGGGATGTAATTTCCCAGGCTGGTTTAGCTATCCTGAGAGAAATATGTAACTGAAGACCAGCCttcatgagactgaaaatgtgATGTAGCCTTAGGAAGGCAACCCACTCTGAGGCATTTCCCCCTCATGAAGCACTGTATTTTGGGATGTGACAATTTGAACCTTTTTCCGCTTTGCTATTCCCTTCCAAGTATCAAATACACCTCCTGTCCCTTCTCCTCCATCCAGATGGACCCCTGATCCCAACACCCTGCCTCTTAGCCCTTTTGCCAAAAAGAACAGAGCAAAAGGGACTGAGAAGAGGTCTCTTTTTAATGGGCTACAGAGGTCAGAATTGAATGTATCTCTAGCaaaacccccaattttcccaaagaTAATACTACCAGCCACCTTTTGGGCTGCCGTGGAACTTCACATATGGGTAACAGGAAAGCTCATCAGAAGGAAGATACAAGCACAGAGATTATTATTTACTAAACAAAAATGCTTCTATCCAACCTTTGCCCCCTTGTATCATTAAACTCAGATGGTTTTCCACATCCAGGACCATAAAGCTCAGAACTCACAAAAGGTTTTCTGCCATCAAATCCTTTTAAAACCCTTGTCAAACACATTAATGCCAATATTcctgccagcagggacagctggtCTTGCTGTCTCTTTATTTGACAGTGAGAATAATCAAGGCAGCACATGAAGTTTAAAAGCCAGCATGATTGCTTTTGGCTGTCTAGTTTCAGATTTCTAAAGCTCTTTTTAATCAGCAAAAGAGAAGCAGTCTGGTTTGTGGGCATGTTGCATACTGCAGCTCTTAGGGATGTAGTAAGATCTGTGGATGCTCTTCTGTCTAGAAAATGTAAGCCTGTGTTTTAGGAGGCACTTACAAGCACACAGACATGACACTCCTGACCCACCGCACTGCTCCCGGGCCGCAGGGTGAGTTAAAGAAGCTCAACAACCAAGCCAGTTTTCTAACAGTCTCCTCTGAGCCTGTGATGTACAGGAGCAATTCTGGGAAGGGTGACACTATCTGTGTGCTGCTGAGTGACAGATGGCACAGCAGACCCAAAGCACGAAGGATATGCATGAGACCTCATCTCGTGCTGCCTATCATTAACTACGCTCGTGTGCGAAGCGTCTGTGATTTTTCCCAGACATGCTTCCTGGTTTTCAGTTTCCTGGGGGGGAAATCCCTCTCTGCCCAAAAGCCCAAAGCCTCAAAGACCAATTCAGCCCTATGAACAGAGCAACAGAGCTAGATGTAACAAGTGAGGTAAATGCATGTTCATGCAGAGAAAGtgtccttttctttcctgacaTCTGCTACAGTCTCTTCCTTGCTCACAACTGATTGTTATCATAGCAAGAATGCAAAATGAGGGATGTATTTGCCTCTGGGGCTTTGAGATAGGCTCAGGATCTGCTTTGCAAGCCCACCACACAGGGTCACAGACTGCAGGCAGAAGAGGCTTCTCTTACCAGCCCCAGGTGGTTGCATGAGAAGCTGATGCTCGTCAGAGTGGTGTTCTGAGCCAGGACCTGGGAGAACACTGCTGCTGTTGGCTCCGACAGGTTATTGCTTCCCAGGTGGAGGGACTTCAGGCTGGCGTTGGTCAGCAGGGCACGGCCAATCGCCTCCCCACCTTTGTCCTCCACAAAGTTGAGGCGCAGATTCAGGGAGGTCAGAGTGGAGCTCTCAGCCAGGCCTTGAGCAAGAGCCTGAGCCCCCAGGTGACAGATCTGGTTGTTACACAGATCAAGGGTTTCTAATCTGCTGTGGCTGATCAGCTTGCCAAGAGCTTGTGCCCCGTGGTCCCTGATGAGATTGTGGGACAAGTCCAGCTCCAACAAGCAAGGGTGATGCTGCAAGTTACGGGCCAGGAGCTTGATCTTGTCATCATCCACTTTGCTTTGTGTCAGCTTGAAAACCTGTGGGCATAAAAACCAGGGTCACTACAGCAGCCAATGCTTTGGACTGAGATTTGTACAAGATCATTACGGAGTTAAACCTATGGTCCACCAGACAGGATGCATCTCCCTTCACTTCAGACACCTTTAGCTAGCAGGCTCAAGTATTTGCTTTCCTAGTGGGCTGATACGTACAGCAAGTAGACCATACCACTGATGTCCCATGCCTATTCTACAGAAAAAGGGTTTGCCTCCTGGAAATGCCTGTTCCTCTCCTCTGACTGCACAAGATCTCTAACTGGGGGCTAAAGTAAAGCAAGATAAAGCTGTCCAAACGTCTGCAGCAAGAAACATCTAGCAGCAGAACCCAGCCCAGATCACAGTTGAACCTGTCTGAATGACCATGTGCACCAGTGATAACTACAGTACAATGTCCTGTGTGCCTGGGATACTTAATAGCCACAAGAAAGGTAATTTCTCTTCCAGAAGCCATATTTCCCAAAGCATGCCAGTCTGTGTGGAATGCATCCAACTCACTCTGGCTCCACTCAGGATAGCAATGCCCGCTGATGTCTTGGAGGGGCTTAGTATTAGCACTGCCATTGCCACAGAGCTAAAGATACTGTTAGTTCTTAGGAGGAAAATCCCTCATTGCTCTAAAGCAAGTGTGAGTGTTTGCCCACTCTGTTCTCTGGGGTCTTTGCTCCTCTGGGAGAGGCTGACATGCATTTACTGAGCAAAACTACCAAAAACTCCTTATGAAAAATTCCCCATGggcttttcttctcctccctcccagaGCTATATGAGGAGTTAAAACAGTGGAGTGCTGCTGCTTATTACACTACAGGCAACAAGTTTTGTGggagcaaatatttttctcattgaTCCCCTGACAACCCATTCTAACAAGGACACAGCAGAACAAGATACTCAGCACTAAGCCAGCAGGTTAACATCTCTGCACTCTGTCAGATTCTGTAACTTGCAAAAGGAAGGGTGGTACCAGCAAGCAAAACTGGTCCCTGTACTTCTATCCATGTACAATTTGGATCTAGCTGAGGCAGTAAGGTTGAGTTTGCGGTATATTACTTTCAAGTTACGGCACAtcttcacagcagcagccaagtTGGAGCAGTCCAGCTCAGTGAAGTTAAAGAGGCTCCACTCAAAGTTCATGCCACAGTTCTTCACACCATAAATGAGATGAAGCTCTTCAAGGTGAGGGAGGGCAGTAATGACATCTTTCAGGTTGTAATGATGCATGTAGACCTCACCAATTTCAGCATCATCCTCTGTGTCAGAGAGGTCATTGCCCTCCTCCTTTTGACCCACCCACAAAGGTGGCAGGAACTGATTGATCTCCAGTTTCCGCACGTAGCTTTTGCAGAGCGGGATGAGCTCTAGCACCTGCTTGGGGTCTGTGATGTTGGGGATGTAAAACTTCAGAATGTTCTCCAGGTGACGTTCAAAGAACATCCGTTTCCAGCTGTCTCCATAGTTGGAGACGTCACACACTTGCCAGCGCTCCATACAGCACCTCTTCCAGTACTCCTCATGGCTTACAATGTTGGCAGTCACGGTGAGTGGAAGGCTGGTGGAGAGCCTGTCCACCACCTTCTTTTGGTGCTCAGGCAGAAGATAGTTCAAAATAGGGTTCTCTGGAAGAGATAAAAAGAATGAGAAGTTGGTCTGGGCATAGGAACAACTGCTGGCACTATGGTTCTGCCCGGGTCcccagctgtgtgcccatgCCCTCCCCTTTGCTGATATTGGCTCTCTCCTTGGTTGCCAGAAGCTGGAGCACAGAGATAAGTTGGCAGAACACATTTGCACATTTCCATATATGATTTCTAACTTTTACAATGAAACATCGGTGTAATTGTGTTTGCTCTCATAATATTTGGGAACTGTGCCAGAAACTGAGCTCCCCATTTTAACTTAGTCTGAATGCAGTTTATATTCAGGGCAGGAATTCTGCTCCCGAGATAACTAATTCAGCCTTACAGTGATGGGAGAGTTTGGCCTGCCATTTGCTGAACTTTCTCCCTTTTGGTTTCTAAGCATATTGAAGAACAGTATTTGAGAACAACTGTGTGCTTTTCATGCAGGTCCTTGTGCCTATTTATCTTAATTCAAGCATCAGTCTGACCTCAAATTAATTCCTGTTCCTTTTTGCTAAGGCACACTACTAGCTTTTAGGTCCAtcttgtttaaataaaaattctgttttacaGGTACTCTTTCCCCTGAGTCTTTTTCCCAGTGCTTGCCCTAAGTCTCAGCTCTTTTCTCTGATGGAAGTTCTTTGTGCCCAGAAATACCAGAGAAAAGCCACATGTATTCACACCATGAATATTTGGTTATGTGTACACAGTTGTGTCGAGTAACATAAATCATCAGTGAAGAAACTTATCTGTGCATAGGAAATGAGATTATGAAACACAAAGTGGGATTAACTTTATTATTAACCCTATTTCTGGGTCATTCCTTTCCTAAGGGCACTGATAGTTTTACCACAGCCTCTTCCTGGAGTCTATTTTCCAGTGTCCCACAGCTGAGACTGTGGTGACCTTCTCTGCAAAGCCCCATGAGACAAGCAGAGGTGGGACACAtatgggcagggctgggctaGCTTCACTCAGGTTCACTCAGGCCCCACAGTGGGCAAGGTGCAGCCTCACAGCTCAGGTAACAGCATGAAGGTTCCCATGAAAACGAGCAAACTGCTTTTATGTGTGCACAGTGCAAGTCCAATGCATTTGGCATCAAACTGATCGGGCTGCTGGGACTACAAGTTTGTCCCAGCTCATAGCCTCAAGTACCTTCAGCTCCTGGCATAAGGCAGCACTGAGCTTCTCTGTACTGTCTTACAGTCCCAGTGTGGACATAGCCTTAAAACTATCTTTGGTCTTTGCTGCCACTTCACTGAGTCAGCCAAAAAGACAGgctcttcttttccccttcccagtAAGTTTTCAGATGAGACATGCTTcttctgttttgctgtgtttcatCAGTCCACctgcttcaaaagcacattccCTGCCTGAGGATATAACTTGTCACATCACCACCAAAAGCCAtggaggagggctgagccaaTGAGTACAATACAGAGATTAtagctcctctgggcagggagcaATTCTGCATCTCTTTGTACGGCATCCAGTACAACAAGGCTCCATCCTCGAGCGCTACCCTAACGTCTGTATGAATCAAGAGCAGGAAACAGCAACTGCACAGCCCAGTCATGGCTGAAGTGAGTCCAGAAGAGCATGGATGGAAGATGTGGTAGAATAAGGTCACTACAGAGTCACATCCTGGAGTGCAGCCCAGAGGACTACAGCCACTCCTGCAGTGTACAAATGTGGGTCttagattcagtcaaagagagaaactgagagtttctagccacgcagaagcctgggaaagagctggagaagaatgtaaataattctttagctctcttgttgttcacattgtttatagtcAAGgtctatcactgtgcgtcaagcactttgcaccagtggtgtggcttgttttcacttcaggaccaatggagttggtcctcacggagctctgtataaaagagcagggtattttgaataaaccagagttttacactcagcagccttctggtcagagtcttctcattcctgtcctgcctcgacagcgacataCAAATACATACTTAGCAACTAAACAGTTTGTTTAACTGGCTTCCCAAGGGGATATTTCTCCCCATCTGTTcctttggcagggctgggtgccacACTGTCTTTCAGATGCATCTGCATGCCTTGTTGACCCTCTGCTCTCTGGGACTGACCCTTTCTCCATGTGTCCTAGAGTAAATGCGCTCCCACTTACTTTCAAAATTGTGAGCAATATGCTGGAGGCAGAGCTCAGTGAGGTGGGGGACAGTGACCAGGGACCAATTGAGATCCTCAGTGATGCAGCGGCGTGTGTAGAATGAGCCATCAGTGAGGTTGGCCTGAGGTGGACACAGTGAGGGAATGGCTCTGCTCTCGTCACCAGCTTCTGGCTGCTGCATCCTTGCTCAGGGCCTACTTCTCCTTCAGGAGAAGCAAGGGGAAACTTCCTTGACAGTCACCACTCTGTGGTTAcctgcaaaataaaaaggcagcTTTAGAAAGCAGCTAGCAATATTAATGGTCAGCTCACACTGCTCTCTTGTAACACACTTGCCCTTTGCCTGCCTCCTCTGCTTTGGACTGGAAGCACTGCAGCCAAACAACTATTACTTAGCCTCATCTTTATACCCTGCCCTGTGCAAAGAGGTCTCTAGGCAGCACATGCAATAAGGAGATAATAATGTGGTGTTAATTCAGAGTGCTGTTCAAGAGGATGGACAGGAATTGATAGTTTACTGTCTTTTTCAATAAAAGTAATAGGGGAAGCTGGCAGGGTCTAGGCCTAAAGCAAAGGGTTCTTCACACAGGCTACAGCTGAACTGGGAAATTCCTTGCCACAGGATGCTGTGGATGTTAGGAGTCTGCAGACTCTAAGAAAAGTCCATGGAAGAGAAACCCTTTGAGAATGATGAACTACACAGAAGTCATGTGGCTCAGTGTGAGCAGCTGAACACAGCTGGAGGTGGGGAGAGTGCTGGAGGAAAGAACACACACTTGCATTGTTTTTCTACTCCTCTCCAGGCGTCTGCTTCTAGGCAGTGTCAGAGATGGGTTTTTGGGACAGCCTGGTTTGAGCCGGTACACCTGTTCTTATGACTCTCTAAAGACAGATGCTTTACAGATTAATACATTATAAGTGtgttcttttcctgcttttctccattATTCTCTGTCTGAACTCCTTCCAAACATCCATTAACTGATGAGATGGGTCAGACCTGATCAGACCACACTGAGCCTAAGCAGATATAAGCTAAAAGAACCAGCTTGAAGCAGAAGGAAGGATGCCCGGCCCTATTAACTTTCAGAGCATTCCCAGACCGAAGttttccatttgctgtttcctaTTCCAGCCTCAAGGCCAGCACTCTCAGAATCCCACACGTATGGTTATTGCCAGAAAGTCCTAATAGTTCTCAAACCAGCCACTctgaaagagacagaaaagacaCCAGGAAGGTGTCCTTTCCACCTTGAGTTCTGGGTTCCACAAGAGCATCTAGGTCTGGTGAGCATCCCCCGGGGCATACAGACCTATGTTGATCCTTACTGGGGCTAACTGGATTTAACATGGCTGCAGCACAGGTCTGGGAGGTTACAGGCTGCAGGACACCTAACAGAAGCATGAAGCAGAGGTGGATGGCAATGTCAGAGGTGAGAACACCTTCCTGCATGACCAAGAGGATATCTCAGGGCTGTGGTCGCCTTGCACCGAAGGATCCTGTGGAAGGATAACTGCCATGCAGTATCTTTGGCCACCTGAAGGGTGGTTTGATCCCAACCAGCTCCTCCTTTGTGAGGGGGGTGATCCAGACAGTGGTCCCTAGATGAACCATTTTAGTCCTTCTTTCCTGGCATAAGGTTGCTCCTTTCACCTCTGCCTTCCCAGCTCATGCTGCTTCTACCAGCACTTCCTTCTCCCTGAAAGCTTTGGAGTTGACTTGGCTAGTGTTActccctcttctccttccccctccaAAAGGCATACGAGGAAGGGCCtgcaaaagaaggaagagaggaGATCTGTGAAATGCTGAGGTCTAGAAGAGAGCAGCAAATGATTAATGCTGCAAATATGTCAGCAAAAGCTTTTTCAAATGCACTTGAGGCTGGCCTGAGAGGGATAGTcgggaaaggatgggaatggcaGTGGCAGGGCATTCTCTGGCCCAAAGCAGGAAGATGAAGGGTGCCAAGGACA
This genomic window contains:
- the TCTE1 gene encoding dynein regulatory complex subunit 5; the protein is MQQPEAGDESRAIPSLCPPQANLTDGSFYTRRCITEDLNWSLVTVPHLTELCLQHIAHNFEKNPILNYLLPEHQKKVVDRLSTSLPLTVTANIVSHEEYWKRCCMERWQVCDVSNYGDSWKRMFFERHLENILKFYIPNITDPKQVLELIPLCKSYVRKLEINQFLPPLWVGQKEEGNDLSDTEDDAEIGEVYMHHYNLKDVITALPHLEELHLIYGVKNCGMNFEWSLFNFTELDCSNLAAAVKMCRNLKVFKLTQSKVDDDKIKLLARNLQHHPCLLELDLSHNLIRDHGAQALGKLISHSRLETLDLCNNQICHLGAQALAQGLAESSTLTSLNLRLNFVEDKGGEAIGRALLTNASLKSLHLGSNNLSEPTAAVFSQVLAQNTTLTSISFSCNHLGLEGGKQLLKGLANNKTLTKLDLRHAEVDQETDFLIHEIVWANQEVVRLRSLQHPTTELL